The following coding sequences are from one Lipingzhangella halophila window:
- a CDS encoding Bug family tripartite tricarboxylate transporter substrate binding protein, with translation MTNNSHPPVRAIRPIRTATAGATALLLPLAGCANGGDAADAFPSRPIELTVGWSAGGSSDLTTRGLAKEMEEDLGVAVQITNVEGATGGVGASQVSNKDADGYSVFGGASVAGMWQVMEQSDASWESFYALLAGPSPTTIYVPADSEYETVEDLVEAMEDDSSMRYGTPGPGSNGHIFGELLTEETGTEAEHVPYDGGSEAGQYLVSGEVDFVSVTLGDILNLVESDDARPLVNLYEEPVEVAGTEIPPITDSYPELAEQTAINPWFGVYVPRDTPPEVVERLSESVQYATEQDRFVEMYEGELGGVVDFTAGQDSDDVMARVESSRAWALDGLGMTERDPAELDIPTIEEYEWPPHQRAEEAAEWPEGLQ, from the coding sequence ATGACGAACAACAGCCATCCCCCTGTGCGCGCCATCCGACCGATCCGTACCGCCACCGCGGGCGCCACGGCGCTCCTGCTGCCGCTGGCGGGCTGCGCCAACGGCGGCGACGCGGCCGACGCGTTCCCCAGCCGCCCGATCGAGCTGACGGTGGGCTGGTCGGCCGGCGGAAGCTCCGACCTCACCACCCGCGGCCTCGCCAAGGAGATGGAGGAGGACCTGGGCGTTGCGGTGCAGATCACCAACGTCGAGGGCGCCACCGGCGGTGTCGGCGCCTCCCAGGTGTCGAATAAGGACGCCGACGGCTACTCCGTCTTCGGTGGGGCCAGTGTCGCCGGCATGTGGCAGGTGATGGAGCAGTCCGACGCGTCGTGGGAGTCGTTCTACGCGCTGCTGGCCGGGCCGTCCCCCACGACGATCTACGTGCCGGCCGACAGCGAGTACGAGACCGTGGAGGACCTGGTCGAGGCCATGGAGGACGACTCCTCGATGCGCTACGGCACGCCCGGCCCCGGCAGCAACGGCCACATCTTCGGTGAGCTGCTCACCGAGGAGACCGGCACCGAGGCGGAGCACGTGCCCTACGACGGCGGCAGCGAAGCGGGCCAGTACCTCGTCTCCGGCGAGGTGGACTTCGTCTCCGTCACCCTCGGCGACATCCTGAACCTCGTTGAGTCCGACGACGCGCGCCCGCTGGTCAACCTGTACGAGGAGCCGGTCGAAGTGGCCGGGACCGAGATCCCGCCGATCACCGACAGTTACCCGGAGCTGGCCGAGCAGACGGCGATCAACCCCTGGTTCGGCGTCTATGTGCCGCGCGACACCCCGCCGGAGGTGGTCGAGCGCCTCTCGGAGTCCGTGCAGTACGCCACCGAGCAGGACCGTTTCGTGGAGATGTACGAGGGCGAGCTGGGCGGCGTGGTCGACTTCACGGCGGGCCAGGACTCCGACGACGTCATGGCGCGCGTCGAGTCCAGCCGCGCGTGGGCGCTGGACGGGCTGGGCATGACCGAAAGGGACCCGGCGGAGCTCGACATTCCGACGATCGAGGAGTACGAGTGGCCGCCGCACCAGCGTGCCGAGGAGGCCGCTGAGTGGCCTGAGGGACTGCAGTGA
- a CDS encoding tripartite tricarboxylate transporter TctB family protein codes for MTERTADERAGAQAPARAAGDLAVGLVIIAVCVWAGWESLGMPRRGQLGLLTSPGFTPFLACLTIGVLCAILVVRALLRGALKGVGPRLAEMWHSEESRRVVVLFALITGYGLLVGVIQFAVVTGVFLLVCFVFVRAGGWVTIAATTVVATLLTGVAIPHAFSMPLP; via the coding sequence GTGACGGAGCGGACCGCGGACGAGCGGGCCGGCGCACAGGCGCCGGCCCGCGCCGCGGGTGATCTCGCGGTCGGCCTGGTCATCATCGCCGTGTGCGTGTGGGCGGGCTGGGAGTCGCTCGGGATGCCCCGTCGCGGCCAGCTCGGCCTGCTCACCAGCCCGGGATTCACACCGTTCCTCGCCTGCCTGACCATCGGCGTGCTGTGCGCCATTCTGGTCGTGCGTGCACTGCTGCGCGGCGCGCTCAAGGGCGTGGGGCCGCGCCTCGCCGAGATGTGGCACAGCGAGGAGTCGCGGCGGGTCGTGGTGCTGTTCGCGCTGATAACCGGGTACGGGCTGTTGGTCGGCGTCATCCAGTTCGCCGTGGTGACCGGTGTGTTCCTGCTCGTCTGCTTCGTCTTCGTGCGCGCGGGCGGCTGGGTCACGATCGCGGCGACGACCGTGGTCGCCACCCTGCTGACCGGCGTCGCCATCCCGCACGCGTTCAGCATGCCGCTGCCCTGA
- a CDS encoding hydroxypyruvate isomerase family protein, with translation MRFAVNLSMLFTTVAMLERPAAARAAGFEAVECWWPFGVPEPGDTDVDAFVAALDDAGVALTGLNFDAGSLPDGERGFVSQPDRTARFRANVPVAVEIARRTGCGVLNALYGNRQDGVSPEKQDECAADNLAYAAAEARGVATVVVEPLNSFESPRYPLVRTEHALGVLDRVQEASGERPGLLYDAYHMQRMEGNLIDTMRRHAGDLAHVQVADSPGRGAPGTGEIAHARVLDALHDLGYQGTVGLEYKDPGPADRFAWLHRDGRASLDGRRPSAFVTA, from the coding sequence GTGAGGTTCGCCGTCAACCTGTCGATGCTGTTCACCACCGTTGCGATGCTGGAGCGGCCCGCCGCGGCGCGCGCCGCCGGCTTCGAGGCGGTGGAGTGTTGGTGGCCGTTCGGTGTCCCCGAGCCCGGTGACACCGACGTGGACGCGTTCGTCGCCGCTCTCGACGACGCCGGCGTGGCGCTCACCGGGCTGAACTTCGACGCCGGCTCGCTGCCCGACGGCGAGCGAGGGTTCGTCTCCCAGCCCGATCGGACCGCCCGTTTCCGGGCGAACGTTCCCGTGGCGGTGGAGATCGCCCGCCGAACCGGCTGCGGGGTGCTCAACGCCCTGTACGGCAACCGGCAGGACGGCGTCTCCCCGGAGAAGCAGGACGAGTGCGCCGCGGACAACCTCGCGTACGCGGCGGCCGAGGCGCGGGGGGTCGCGACCGTGGTCGTGGAGCCGCTGAACTCCTTCGAGAGCCCGCGCTACCCGCTGGTGCGCACCGAGCACGCGCTGGGAGTCCTCGACCGCGTGCAGGAGGCGAGCGGCGAGCGCCCGGGCCTGCTCTATGACGCGTACCACATGCAGCGGATGGAGGGGAATCTCATCGACACGATGCGGCGGCACGCCGGCGACCTCGCTCATGTCCAGGTCGCCGACTCGCCGGGCCGCGGCGCGCCGGGGACGGGGGAGATCGCCCATGCGCGGGTCCTCGATGCCCTGCACGACCTCGGTTACCAGGGCACGGTCGGGCTGGAGTACAAGGACCCCGGCCCCGCGGACCGTTTCGCCTGGCTGCACCGCGACGGCCGGGCCAGCCTGGACGGCCGGCGCCCCAGCGCGTTCGTCACCGCCTGA
- a CDS encoding transposase family protein, with amino-acid sequence MRQPHGRRTVDARRRDGPGIRDASSGTGGRRCARAAYRRVTRAAPVLPLLRQAAKQGLIVLADLGYEGAGAGVRVPVKRPGSINPERLSADNKTANLLLRGIRAIGERAMALLVGRWRLLRHTTKSPSRIGDLVKAALVLHHLEKQTR; translated from the coding sequence GTGCGTCAGCCGCACGGCCGACGCACCGTGGACGCCCGAAGGAGAGACGGCCCCGGGATTCGGGACGCGTCATCGGGTACAGGCGGTCGTAGATGCGCCCGCGCTGCGTACCGGCGCGTTACGCGCGCGGCGCCTGTCCTGCCCCTTCTGCGTCAGGCCGCCAAACAAGGGCTGATCGTCCTGGCCGACCTGGGCTATGAGGGCGCCGGCGCCGGCGTTCGTGTTCCCGTCAAACGCCCCGGCTCCATCAATCCCGAACGCCTCAGCGCTGACAACAAGACCGCCAACCTGCTACTTCGCGGCATACGCGCCATCGGTGAACGCGCCATGGCCCTGCTCGTCGGACGCTGGCGGCTCCTGAGACACACCACCAAGAGCCCTTCCCGGATCGGCGACCTCGTCAAAGCCGCCCTGGTACTGCACCACCTCGAAAAGCAAACTCGCTGA
- a CDS encoding LapA family protein has protein sequence MVAVVLLAVVLIVFLLSNTAQVEVSFLGLRGELPLAIALLIAMVAGIVITLILAATHLTRLRHRVRRRQ, from the coding sequence ATGGTGGCCGTCGTGCTGCTCGCCGTCGTCCTCATCGTGTTCCTCCTCAGCAACACCGCTCAGGTCGAAGTCTCCTTCCTGGGCCTCCGCGGCGAACTGCCCCTGGCGATCGCGCTGCTTATCGCGATGGTCGCCGGAATCGTGATCACGCTGATCCTGGCCGCCACCCACCTCACCCGCCTCCGGCACCGCGTTCGCCGCAGGCAATGA